A window of Octopus sinensis unplaced genomic scaffold, ASM634580v1 Contig07101, whole genome shotgun sequence contains these coding sequences:
- the LOC115227732 gene encoding uncharacterized protein LOC115227732, whose amino-acid sequence MPSGRFYTANTKQRRLATEELINNTTKRRKYQDNIEQFITQLNTEKRPDVLLKEVFEKIKQAAEDSVGYKSNRSNNYTYHDSKLREMSEQQRDIRLRIENCGMETKKELKNKRNRLLHEIRDRGRLLWMKYLDDKVTEIERLPPGNQIFMATRLLNRGSRNTKISVWDESEHMILDDEDKASRIADHFKRQFQTDDTYTPTFIGHPRGLLNEITPSEVLEAFHRMNNNRPAGYDGVPGELLKYAPNSLASFFAHILNKAFAQHCPLPIGTGIIIPVQKPGKRRGPCGSLRPVVLVTSLRKTLSTIVRSRISRSVDRYLSCSQSGFRPGKSTVDIVWTHRWINAICQKYKRSFHVLGIDMSKAFDSINRSKLLIVLKNIIDEDSLRMIHMLLSETQLFVRIGPKESRLFPANVGTPQGDTLSPILFVTGFIAHRVG is encoded by the coding sequence ATGCCATCCGGGCGCTTCTATACAGCCAATACAAAACAAAGAAGGCTCGCTACGGAGGAATTGATTAACAATACCACGAAACGGAGGAAATATCAAGATAATATCGAACAATTTATAACACAACTAAATACAGAAAAGAGACCAGACGTTCTCCTAAAAGAAGTATTTGAGAAAATTAAACAAGCCGCGGAGGATAGTGTCGGATACAAGAGTAACCGCTCAAACAATTACACATACCATGACTCAAAACTGAGAGAGATGTCAGAACAACAAAGAGACATCCGCCTGAGAATCGAAAACTGTGGTATGGAAACCAAAAAAGAGCTAAAGAATAAACGGAACAGGCTCCTTCATGAAATTAGAGACAGGGGACGCCTACTATGGATGAAATACTTAGATGATAAAGTTACTGAAATTGAAAGACTCCCACCTGGGAACCAGATATTCATGGCCACCCGATTACTTAATCGAGGCTCACGAAATACCAAAATATCGGTATGGGATGAGTCAGAACACATGATATTGGACGATGAAGATAAAGCATCACGAATCGCAGACCACTTCAAGAGACAATTCCAAACAGATGACACTTATACACCCACATTCATTGGTCATCCGCGAGGCTTATTGAACGAAATAACACCCTCGGAGGTCCTGGAAGCATTTCACCGTATGAACAATAACAGACCTGCAGGATATGATGGAGTCCCAGGGGAACTACTCAAATACGCTCCCAACAGTCTAGCGAGCTTTTTCGCACATATACTGAACAAGGCGTTTGCCCAACACTGCCCACTTCCAATCGGGACAGGAATAATAATACCCGTCCAGAAACCAGGCAAACGACGGGGACCCTGTGGAAGCCTGAGACCGGTTGTATTAGTCACCTCTCTAAGGAAAACTCTATCGACTATTGTTCGAAGCCGAATATCAAGATCAGTCGATCGTTATCTCTCTTGCAGTCAGAGTGGCTTCAGACCTGGAAAATCCACGGTCGATATTGTTTGGACCCATCGCTGGATCAATGCAATATGTCAGAAGTATAAACGATCCTTTCATGTCCTGGGAATCGACATGAGCAAAGCTTTTGATAGTATCAACAGGAGCAAACTACTTATCGTGTTAAAGAACATTATAGATGAAGACAGTCTACGCATGATACATATGCTATTATCGGAAACTCAACTTTTTGTCAGAATTGGCCCTAAAGAATCTAGACTATTTCCTGCAAATGTTGGAACCCCACAAGGGGACACACTATCGCCTATATTATTTGTCACCGGTTTTATAGCCCACCGGGTTGGATAA
- the LOC115227733 gene encoding intermediate filament protein ifa-1-like, giving the protein MDQYIPRVSSRNNRFRTNVFTGHIQPNQKKSQKSKFSSELEHINAWQKIEDKLDEKTQFKDLNTKLAALIETTRYNEAEYHELIDELEIFKKYLNIEASNVRNMYECEIEQIQKMLDLSEKQKFIEDIDPFVQLNEERNTRFNLQNHVNDLREQLEYMIAVQNMNNILKYQIHSIKNEIQDCNESSKEMIANKNEEIQQLRNLFEDILAQMELINDNNISIKSEIDVYRKLLGDETEQILPSVPISLKCRLGIVRS; this is encoded by the exons ATGGATCAGTATATTCCTCGTGTATCGTCCCGAAATAATCGATTTCGAACCAACGTGTTCACGGGTCACATTCAGCCCAATCAAAAGAAATCACAGAAATCAAAATTTTCGTCAGAACTAGAACACATTAACGCTTGGCAAAAAATAGAAGACAAACTTGATGAAAAAACTCAATTCAAAGATTTAAACACCAAATTAGCTGCCCTTATCGAAACAACCAGATACAATGAAGCCGAATATCACGAGTTAATAGATGAATtagaaatattcaaaaaatatttaaatattgaggCATCAAACGTtcgaaatatgtatgaatgtgagatTGAACAAATCCAAAAAATGTTGGATTTATCCGAAAAGCAAAAATTTATTGAGGATATAGATCCATTTGTG CAATTAAATGAAGAACGAAATACACGATTTAATCTTCAGAACCATGTGAACGATCTTCGTGAACAGCTAGAGTATATGATTGCCGTTCAGAATATG aATAATATCCTCAAATATCAAATTCATTCcattaaaaatgaaattcaaGATTGTAATGAAAGCTCAAAAGAAATGATTGccaataaaaatgaagaaatacagCAACTTAGGAATTTATTTGAAGACATTCTTGCTCAAATGGAATTgataaatgataataacattTCTATCAAATCCGAAATCGATGTTTATCGAAAATTGCTTGGGGATGAAACAGA GCAAATCTTACCGAGTGTTCCCATTAGTTTAAAATGTCGTCTTGGAATTGTCAGAAGTTGA